The proteins below come from a single Bremerella sp. JC817 genomic window:
- a CDS encoding PQQ-binding-like beta-propeller repeat protein codes for MNRIWMPAIAAFGCMLLAVADARADWPLYRGDPLAQGVAKEALPDDLEVKWEFTVPDGAFEATPIVEAGIVYIGDLDGRVYALNLKDGSKVWTYEGNVDQLSGFMGSPAFRDGRIYVGDIDGVLHCLDAKTGEKLWEFAAGLEINGSVNFYKDKILIGSQDANLYCLNLDGKLAWKVQIDDQIRCMPTVVENRGFVAGCDSKLHVIDLDKGEAIGAVPIDGPTGSAPAVRGDVAYFGTEAGSFFAIDWKELKVLWQYQDPRNRQQIRTSAAVLPDQVLFGSFSKNLVSLDLETGKEQWTFKARGKINSSPVVAGKRVYFGSADSRVRAVDLASGEEVWQYEAASGFPAGPAVSDDCLLIATERGVVYCFGKKS; via the coding sequence ATGAACCGCATTTGGATGCCAGCGATTGCCGCTTTCGGTTGCATGTTGCTCGCAGTTGCCGATGCCCGCGCGGACTGGCCTTTGTATCGTGGCGATCCGCTCGCCCAGGGTGTTGCTAAAGAAGCCCTGCCGGACGACCTGGAAGTGAAATGGGAGTTCACCGTCCCGGACGGAGCGTTCGAGGCGACACCGATCGTCGAAGCCGGAATCGTTTACATCGGCGACCTCGATGGCCGCGTCTATGCCTTGAACCTGAAAGATGGCTCGAAAGTTTGGACCTACGAAGGCAACGTCGATCAGTTGTCTGGTTTCATGGGTTCGCCTGCGTTCCGCGACGGGCGAATCTATGTCGGCGACATCGATGGTGTGCTGCACTGCCTCGATGCAAAGACGGGCGAGAAGCTCTGGGAGTTCGCCGCTGGTCTCGAAATCAACGGCAGTGTGAACTTCTACAAAGACAAGATCTTGATTGGCTCGCAAGACGCCAATCTTTATTGCCTGAACCTGGATGGCAAGCTGGCCTGGAAGGTTCAAATCGACGATCAGATCCGCTGCATGCCGACCGTGGTCGAGAACCGCGGTTTTGTCGCTGGCTGCGACAGCAAGTTGCACGTGATCGATCTTGATAAAGGTGAAGCGATCGGCGCGGTTCCGATCGACGGCCCAACCGGGTCGGCTCCGGCTGTTCGCGGCGACGTTGCTTACTTCGGTACCGAAGCAGGCTCGTTCTTCGCGATCGACTGGAAAGAGCTGAAGGTTCTGTGGCAGTATCAAGATCCACGTAACCGTCAGCAGATTCGTACCAGTGCCGCAGTTTTGCCCGACCAGGTACTGTTCGGATCGTTCAGCAAGAACCTGGTTTCGCTCGACCTTGAAACCGGTAAAGAACAATGGACCTTCAAGGCCCGCGGCAAGATCAACAGTTCCCCGGTCGTTGCCGGCAAACGCGTTTACTTCGGCTCGGCCGATAGCCGCGTGCGTGCGGTCGACCTGGCCAGTGGCGAGGAAGTCTGGCAATACGAAGCCGCCAGCGGATTCCCAGCCGGCCCAGCGGTTTCAGACGACTGCTTGTTGATCGCCACCGAGCGAGGTGTGGTTTACTGCTTCGGTAAGAAGAGTTAG
- a CDS encoding iron-containing alcohol dehydrogenase, protein MIPFDFQPRTRIVFGPDSLQQLGPLARELGASTALVVSDPGVIHAGHTQKGLDCLEEAGVQAVLFDGVQENPSTVNVAAGVAFAKEHKPDLIVGLGGGSAMDCAKGINFLLTNGGEMKDYWGVGKATQEMLPMIAVPTTAGTGSEAQSFALITDAETHVKMACGDKKAACRIALLDPQLTITQPRTVTALTGIDAISHALETFVTKKRNEVSLAFSREAWRLLAANYTKVLAEPENLEARGAMQLGACFAGMAIENSMLGAAHALANPLTAHYGIVHGQAVAVMLPSVIRYNGEAFNVMYRDLLSVPVDVPGYPSIEQGAYGLADLVQSWVDQAGLATNLGQLSINGEKLAAMSTDAAKQWTGHFNPREVDAGEFSKLYQAAMH, encoded by the coding sequence ATGATTCCATTCGACTTCCAGCCACGCACACGGATTGTGTTTGGTCCGGATAGCCTTCAGCAACTCGGCCCGTTGGCTCGCGAGCTTGGCGCATCGACCGCCCTGGTGGTCAGCGATCCAGGCGTGATTCATGCCGGACACACCCAGAAGGGTCTCGACTGCCTGGAAGAGGCCGGCGTGCAAGCCGTGCTATTCGATGGCGTTCAAGAGAACCCCAGTACGGTCAATGTCGCCGCCGGTGTCGCCTTCGCCAAGGAGCACAAACCTGACCTGATTGTGGGCTTGGGGGGCGGCAGTGCGATGGACTGTGCCAAGGGTATCAACTTTCTGCTGACCAACGGCGGAGAGATGAAGGACTACTGGGGCGTCGGCAAAGCGACCCAGGAAATGCTGCCGATGATCGCCGTTCCGACCACGGCGGGAACCGGAAGCGAAGCTCAATCGTTTGCCCTGATCACCGATGCGGAAACGCACGTGAAGATGGCTTGCGGCGACAAGAAAGCGGCGTGCCGAATTGCCCTGCTCGACCCTCAGCTCACGATCACGCAGCCTCGGACTGTGACCGCGCTCACCGGGATCGATGCGATTAGCCACGCCCTGGAAACGTTCGTCACCAAGAAGCGGAACGAAGTCAGCCTCGCCTTCAGCCGAGAAGCCTGGCGACTGCTGGCCGCGAACTATACCAAGGTTCTAGCCGAACCAGAAAACCTGGAAGCTCGTGGAGCCATGCAGCTGGGAGCCTGCTTCGCCGGGATGGCCATCGAGAACTCGATGCTGGGTGCCGCCCATGCGTTGGCCAATCCGTTGACAGCCCACTATGGCATCGTCCATGGTCAGGCCGTCGCCGTCATGTTGCCTTCGGTGATTCGTTACAACGGCGAAGCCTTCAACGTGATGTACCGCGACTTGTTGTCGGTTCCGGTCGATGTGCCGGGGTATCCCTCCATCGAACAGGGGGCGTACGGTTTGGCAGATCTGGTGCAATCGTGGGTCGATCAGGCAGGGCTGGCAACCAATTTGGGTCAACTGTCGATCAATGGCGAGAAACTCGCAGCCATGTCGACCGATGCCGCCAAGCAATGGACCGGGCACTTTAACCCGCGTGAAGTCGATGCCGGAGAGTTTTCGAAGCTATACCAGGCGGCCATGCATTAA
- a CDS encoding aldehyde dehydrogenase family protein, producing MLNIPAIRWGKPYDSLEKEDVVHFSTGEPIARLSQVGGGILKRDMRFAQKAREALLQFTPAEILEKLAVAGKLYLEAELPIGDGTQTPEEFVHAQSATTGLPEHMCRANMTKNAFVLQNMDQILDSLTRGLDLNILARGYGKEPGRDVMLSYQAQSPVLGAVLPSNSPGVHTLWIPAVALQLGLVLKPGGKEPWTPYRIFSAMVEAGLPAEAFSLYPGAGGDVGSALLSSVDRSMVFGGQQTIDQYAGNPKVQPHGPGFSKILLGDDVVDDWPQYLDLMVQSVFANSGRSCINASGIWASRHTKEIAQAIAEKIGPTEIKDPTDDEASLAAFTMPGMAPAVWSMIESDLAEDGVTDYTAPYGDRLVQMERCDYLKPMVIHAENPEKQVASKEYMFPFVSVVECPQEEMIKKIGYSLICTAITADEKFARDLVNATHIDRLNIGPIPTHKVDWLQPHEGNIIEFLFRSRAYQAAPVQVAAT from the coding sequence ATGTTGAATATTCCAGCCATCCGTTGGGGCAAGCCGTACGACTCGCTCGAGAAGGAAGACGTCGTTCACTTCAGCACCGGCGAACCAATCGCCCGACTGAGCCAGGTCGGCGGTGGAATCCTGAAACGCGACATGCGATTCGCCCAGAAGGCCCGCGAAGCCTTGCTGCAGTTCACGCCGGCCGAGATCCTCGAGAAGCTGGCCGTTGCCGGCAAGCTGTACCTGGAAGCGGAATTGCCGATCGGCGATGGCACGCAAACCCCGGAAGAGTTCGTCCATGCCCAAAGCGCGACGACCGGTTTACCGGAACACATGTGCCGGGCCAACATGACCAAGAATGCGTTCGTGCTGCAAAACATGGATCAGATCCTCGACTCGCTCACGCGTGGTCTGGATCTCAATATCCTGGCCCGTGGTTATGGTAAAGAGCCAGGCCGCGACGTCATGCTTAGTTATCAAGCTCAAAGTCCGGTACTTGGCGCCGTGCTGCCCTCCAATTCACCAGGGGTGCATACCCTGTGGATCCCGGCCGTCGCGCTTCAACTTGGTCTGGTTCTGAAACCAGGTGGAAAGGAGCCATGGACGCCGTACCGGATTTTCTCTGCCATGGTCGAAGCAGGTTTGCCTGCGGAAGCCTTCAGTTTGTACCCTGGTGCCGGTGGCGATGTCGGCTCGGCGTTGCTTTCTTCGGTCGACCGCTCGATGGTTTTCGGTGGCCAGCAGACAATCGATCAATACGCCGGCAACCCAAAGGTTCAGCCACACGGTCCTGGCTTCAGCAAGATCCTGCTGGGGGACGACGTCGTGGACGATTGGCCGCAGTATCTCGACCTGATGGTGCAGAGCGTGTTCGCGAATAGCGGCCGAAGCTGCATCAATGCATCGGGCATCTGGGCTTCTCGCCATACCAAGGAAATCGCTCAGGCCATCGCCGAAAAGATCGGCCCGACCGAGATCAAAGATCCAACCGACGACGAAGCGTCGCTCGCCGCGTTCACGATGCCAGGCATGGCTCCGGCCGTCTGGAGCATGATTGAATCGGACCTGGCTGAAGATGGCGTCACCGATTACACCGCACCCTACGGCGATCGTCTCGTTCAGATGGAACGCTGCGATTACTTGAAGCCGATGGTCATCCACGCTGAAAACCCTGAGAAGCAGGTCGCCTCGAAGGAATACATGTTCCCCTTCGTGTCGGTCGTCGAATGCCCTCAGGAAGAGATGATCAAGAAGATAGGCTACTCGCTCATCTGCACCGCGATCACGGCGGACGAAAAGTTCGCTCGTGATCTGGTCAACGCGACACACATCGACCGATTGAACATCGGCCCGATTCCAACGCACAAGGTTGACTGGCTGCAGCCACACGAGGGGAACATCATCGAGTTCCTGTTCCGCAGCCGAGCCTATCAGGCCGCTCCGGTTCAAGTCGCGGCAACGTAG
- a CDS encoding DEAD/DEAH box helicase, which produces MTQHLDTTSLDLNIKTEVLSLGWTPALARAPQITITSENLKAARPKAVTLSCNATKVPVKSFVFPEAPAWLQALEKKVPPKKGGGDQPEGEEGTEPQAKKPKPKRITHIRPPGDVIKLEDRLYYLLQPSLESLVTSGALEFPFEPFPYQFEGIAFLYPRHAAVMADEMGLGKTMQSISTMRMLLRAGEIRNVLLVCPKPLVSNWKREFNLWAPEIPISVIEGDSAKRSWLWRDNQTPIKIANYELLMRDHDLVGEEGGLHFDLVVLDEAQRIKNSNSTTAEIAKNIPRTRSWALTGTPIENSTDDLVGVFEFLAPGLLTKGMDIKSMSSTAGEYIIRRTKDLVMTDMPPRLYRDAELHLSPAQQEAYEIAEKEGIVRLEDMGQELTVQHVFELVLRLKQICNFEPITGESAKMDQLKADLEEVAASGKKAILFSQWTRTIQQIRKHVEPFGPLEYHGKVPHKQREGVIDQFKHDPSKHVILMSYGAGSVGLNLQFCEYVFLFDRWWNPAIEDQAINRAHRIGAAGAVTISRYLAVGTIEDRINKVLEEKRELFNTLFSQTEEPPKIGFSKEDIFGLFDLRSPKGPIRLAA; this is translated from the coding sequence ATGACTCAACACCTCGATACCACATCACTCGACCTCAATATCAAGACCGAGGTTCTCTCTCTCGGTTGGACGCCTGCGTTGGCACGTGCCCCGCAGATCACCATCACCTCGGAAAACTTGAAAGCCGCCCGCCCCAAAGCGGTTACCCTGAGCTGCAACGCGACCAAAGTTCCGGTCAAAAGTTTTGTCTTTCCTGAAGCACCCGCCTGGCTGCAAGCGTTGGAAAAGAAGGTTCCTCCTAAAAAAGGAGGGGGCGACCAGCCTGAGGGCGAAGAAGGAACCGAACCGCAGGCCAAGAAGCCGAAGCCCAAGCGCATCACGCACATTCGCCCACCTGGCGACGTGATCAAGCTGGAAGATCGGTTGTACTACCTACTACAACCTTCGCTCGAATCGTTGGTTACCAGTGGTGCCCTCGAGTTCCCCTTCGAGCCGTTCCCTTACCAGTTTGAAGGGATCGCCTTTCTGTACCCGCGTCATGCCGCGGTGATGGCGGACGAAATGGGGCTCGGCAAAACGATGCAGTCGATCAGCACGATGCGCATGCTGCTACGTGCCGGCGAGATCCGCAACGTGCTGCTGGTTTGTCCCAAGCCGCTGGTGAGCAACTGGAAACGCGAGTTCAACCTTTGGGCGCCTGAGATCCCGATCAGTGTGATCGAAGGGGATTCGGCCAAGCGAAGTTGGTTGTGGCGCGATAACCAGACACCGATCAAGATCGCCAACTACGAACTGCTGATGCGCGACCATGACCTGGTGGGCGAAGAAGGTGGTTTGCATTTCGACCTGGTCGTTCTGGACGAAGCCCAACGCATCAAGAACTCGAACAGCACCACCGCTGAGATCGCCAAGAACATTCCTCGTACCCGTAGCTGGGCACTGACCGGCACGCCCATCGAAAACAGCACCGACGACCTGGTCGGGGTCTTCGAGTTTCTGGCACCTGGCTTGTTGACCAAGGGGATGGACATCAAGTCGATGAGTTCGACAGCCGGCGAGTACATCATTCGCCGCACGAAAGACCTGGTGATGACTGACATGCCGCCGCGACTTTATCGCGACGCGGAATTGCACCTGTCGCCGGCCCAGCAAGAGGCTTACGAAATCGCCGAGAAGGAAGGCATCGTTCGTCTGGAAGACATGGGGCAAGAGCTGACGGTGCAGCACGTCTTCGAGTTGGTGCTTCGCTTGAAGCAGATCTGCAACTTCGAACCGATCACCGGTGAGAGTGCGAAGATGGATCAGTTGAAGGCCGATCTCGAAGAAGTCGCGGCCAGTGGCAAGAAGGCGATTCTCTTCAGCCAATGGACGCGAACGATCCAGCAGATTCGCAAGCATGTCGAGCCTTTCGGCCCGCTCGAATATCACGGCAAGGTTCCGCACAAGCAGCGGGAAGGGGTGATCGATCAGTTCAAGCACGATCCGTCGAAGCATGTCATTCTGATGAGCTATGGTGCCGGCAGCGTGGGGCTAAACTTGCAGTTCTGCGAGTACGTCTTTCTATTTGATCGCTGGTGGAACCCCGCCATTGAAGATCAGGCGATCAACCGGGCTCACCGCATCGGTGCGGCCGGGGCCGTGACGATCAGTCGCTACCTGGCAGTCGGCACGATCGAAGATCGCATCAACAAGGTGCTGGAAGAAAAACGCGAGTTGTTCAACACGCTATTCAGCCAGACCGAAGAACCGCCAAAGATTGGTTTCTCGAAGGAAGACATCTTCGGCCTGTTCGATCTGCGTAGTCCCAAGGGACCGATTCGCCTGGCCGCTTAG
- a CDS encoding SRPBCC family protein has product MTRLDSRGQLLLLLSTPLNRTQYLGYGFLLIGLKYLVETILVRVVTGKFFSIFEFFNPVLTTRIEDFADYPILAWGIFLWSLPFLGLALNLSVRRAIDSDGISPWMSLLILVPGLNFVLVIVLALTPSDPRRAYPNEFADDQDDLIHHETSVVTAIVVGLGIGAMMMAVSVLYLKTYGSGLFVATPIVMGAATSFYYNRRKLRSLGASVGIGGLVIVIGSVALLLFALEGAVCIVMALPLIVPLGVIGGLIGMLLAQVAIEDDQFPHISAVVICLPIFAGIETYLNQPRETVVMTSIEIDAPPEKVWESVVAFPDIDSPPPWYFHLGIATPLRARIEGHGPGAIRYCEFTTGTFVEPITQWDRPRRLAFQVTEQPDPLIEMSPIGHIHPPHLDGYMQSNRGEFRLIELPNGRTRLEGRTWYELKMFPQAFWMLWSDAIVHRIHQRVLEHIRDQVEPATD; this is encoded by the coding sequence ATGACGCGACTCGACTCGCGTGGGCAGCTTCTACTGCTGCTGTCCACGCCTCTTAATCGCACGCAGTACCTCGGCTATGGTTTTCTGCTGATTGGCCTGAAGTATCTCGTCGAGACGATACTGGTTCGCGTAGTGACCGGCAAGTTCTTTTCAATCTTCGAGTTCTTCAATCCAGTCCTGACGACGCGCATCGAAGACTTCGCCGACTATCCGATCTTGGCCTGGGGGATCTTCCTCTGGTCGTTGCCATTTCTCGGTTTGGCTTTGAACCTGTCCGTTCGACGAGCGATCGACAGCGACGGTATCAGCCCCTGGATGTCGCTGCTCATTCTGGTCCCAGGACTCAACTTCGTTTTGGTAATCGTCCTGGCTTTGACACCTTCCGACCCGCGACGTGCCTATCCCAACGAATTCGCCGACGATCAAGACGACCTGATCCATCACGAAACCTCGGTCGTTACGGCAATTGTGGTTGGGCTTGGTATCGGAGCGATGATGATGGCGGTAAGCGTGCTTTATTTGAAGACCTACGGCAGCGGACTCTTCGTGGCGACACCAATCGTCATGGGTGCCGCAACCAGCTTCTACTACAACCGCCGCAAGCTTCGATCGCTGGGAGCTTCCGTTGGAATTGGAGGCCTGGTGATCGTGATCGGCTCGGTCGCCTTACTGCTGTTCGCCCTGGAAGGTGCCGTTTGCATTGTGATGGCATTGCCACTGATTGTGCCGCTGGGTGTAATCGGCGGGCTGATCGGAATGTTGCTTGCCCAGGTCGCCATCGAAGATGATCAGTTCCCCCACATCTCGGCCGTAGTGATCTGCTTGCCGATCTTCGCCGGCATTGAAACGTACCTTAATCAACCTCGCGAAACGGTCGTGATGACCTCGATCGAGATCGATGCACCGCCAGAGAAAGTCTGGGAAAGCGTCGTCGCATTTCCCGACATCGATTCGCCGCCGCCATGGTACTTTCATCTCGGCATCGCGACGCCGCTTCGGGCTCGGATCGAAGGGCATGGACCAGGGGCGATTCGCTACTGCGAGTTCACCACGGGAACGTTCGTCGAGCCGATCACTCAGTGGGATCGACCCCGGCGTCTTGCCTTCCAGGTAACCGAGCAGCCAGATCCGTTGATTGAAATGAGCCCAATCGGCCACATCCATCCGCCGCACCTCGATGGCTACATGCAGAGCAATCGAGGCGAGTTCCGGTTGATTGAGTTGCCCAACGGACGAACGCGTTTAGAGGGTCGTACCTGGTACGAACTGAAGATGTTCCCTCAAGCGTTCTGGATGCTTTGGAGCGATGCCATCGTCCATCGCATCCATCAACGCGTGCTCGAACATATTCGAGACCAGGTGGAACCAGCGACAGACTAA
- the hpnH gene encoding adenosyl-hopene transferase HpnH gives MSVPVSQMWTVASYVLKQKILGRKRYPLVLMLEPLFRCNLACAGCGKIQFPVEILRKQLTPEQCFQAVDECGAPIVSIPGGEPLLHPQMPEIVEGLVKRKKYIYLCTNALRLEKALPQFKPSKYLTFSVHMDGPREEHDHAVCREGTYDIAVSAIKAALKQGFRVTTNTTLFDGAQPERIRGFFDEMMELGVEGMMLSPGYSYEKAPDQEHFLKRNQTYRLFRNILSSPKKLWQFNQSPLFIEFLKGNYDLECTPWGNPTYNIFGWQKPCYLVDEGHTKTFAELLEAVEWDNYGTRSGNPKCANCMVHSGYEPSAVDATFSSLKGLLKTARLTMFGAPKTNRPLPQLESDDRIDDAESPQRPGRKQTELPVLQ, from the coding sequence ATGAGTGTCCCAGTTTCCCAAATGTGGACCGTCGCGTCGTACGTCCTCAAACAAAAGATCCTCGGTCGCAAACGCTACCCGCTGGTCTTGATGCTCGAACCGCTGTTTCGCTGCAACCTGGCCTGCGCCGGCTGCGGCAAGATTCAGTTTCCGGTCGAGATCTTGCGGAAGCAGTTGACCCCGGAGCAATGCTTCCAGGCCGTCGATGAATGTGGAGCCCCGATCGTTTCGATCCCAGGTGGTGAACCACTGCTGCATCCGCAGATGCCAGAGATCGTCGAAGGTCTGGTCAAACGCAAGAAGTACATATACCTCTGCACCAACGCGCTGCGTCTGGAAAAGGCGTTGCCGCAGTTCAAGCCGAGCAAGTACTTGACCTTCTCGGTTCATATGGATGGTCCGCGTGAAGAGCACGACCATGCCGTCTGCCGCGAAGGAACGTACGACATCGCCGTCAGCGCGATCAAAGCGGCGCTGAAGCAAGGCTTCCGCGTCACGACCAACACCACCCTGTTCGACGGAGCCCAGCCGGAACGTATTCGTGGTTTCTTCGACGAGATGATGGAGTTAGGCGTCGAGGGGATGATGCTTTCGCCAGGGTACAGCTACGAAAAAGCCCCAGACCAGGAACACTTCCTGAAGCGGAATCAAACGTACCGCTTGTTCCGCAATATCTTGTCGTCGCCTAAGAAGCTGTGGCAATTCAACCAGAGCCCACTCTTCATCGAGTTCCTCAAGGGGAATTACGACCTGGAATGTACCCCGTGGGGCAACCCCACGTACAACATCTTCGGCTGGCAAAAGCCTTGCTACCTGGTCGACGAAGGTCACACGAAGACATTCGCCGAACTGTTGGAAGCAGTCGAGTGGGACAACTACGGGACTCGCAGCGGCAACCCCAAGTGTGCCAACTGCATGGTGCATAGCGGCTATGAACCGAGCGCCGTCGACGCGACGTTTTCTTCGCTGAAAGGCCTGCTGAAGACGGCGCGGCTGACGATGTTTGGCGCACCGAAAACGAATCGTCCGCTGCCGCAGTTGGAAAGCGACGACCGGATCGACGATGCCGAGTCGCCGCAGCGACCCGGTCGAAAACAAACCGAGCTGCCTGTCTTACAGTAA
- a CDS encoding terpene cyclase/mutase family protein, giving the protein MMDGSYSLARDRRPGQDETGANGDAPSLTTAIERTSNWLLSQQADEGYWCAELEGDSILQSEFLLLLAWARREKSEIAQRVSKQLLAQQRADGTWAQYPEGKLDISSCVKAYFALKLTGHEPTADYMVKARDAILEAGGADAVNSFTRLYLALLGQIPLEICPAIPPEMILLPNWFPLNIYRMSSWSRTIFIPLAICWALRPVVDRSEECSIQELFINQPENWPELRCPGQEKATGLFTWDRFFRTADKGLKTLEAYRFRPLRKRALKACEQWILARMPKSDGLGAIFPPILWSIVAFKALGYDDNDPAVLSCWSEIDKLMLHDDENQTTRIQPCKSPVWDTTITLRAMAAAGHGSDAPRMRKSIDWILSKEVRDKGDWTNNVRCAPGGWFFEFNNEFYPDLDDTAMALMALQEQLGEAGVALEVHPGQSWENTTIVTTSNKVAAEDAVGQAMLLDKVTSATKRALAWSAEMQNHDGGWGAFDKNNDAEFLCKVPFADHNAMIDPSWPDLSARVIESFGQLGVHHQSRGKLGDVVRKAVDYIRDNQYEDGSWYGRWGVNYIYGTWQCLVGLAAVGISLDDPMIQKGAEWLIGCQQQSGAWGETCDSYENPNLKGIGTPTPSQTAWAILGLIAAGKEDSEAVRKGVRYLLQTQKEDGTWDEEPYTGTGFPRVFYLRYHYYRIYFPLLALATWAKKSNSTEGSR; this is encoded by the coding sequence ATGATGGATGGATCCTACTCACTCGCCCGAGATCGGCGGCCCGGCCAAGATGAAACCGGCGCCAACGGCGATGCCCCTTCTTTGACAACCGCCATCGAGCGGACCTCGAACTGGTTGCTTTCGCAGCAAGCCGACGAAGGTTATTGGTGCGCCGAACTGGAAGGGGATTCGATTCTGCAGAGCGAATTCCTTCTGCTGTTGGCGTGGGCTCGACGCGAGAAAAGCGAGATTGCCCAGCGTGTCTCCAAGCAGTTGCTCGCCCAACAACGAGCCGACGGTACGTGGGCTCAGTACCCGGAAGGTAAGCTCGACATCAGTTCGTGCGTGAAGGCTTACTTCGCCCTGAAGCTGACCGGGCACGAGCCAACCGCTGACTATATGGTCAAAGCTCGTGACGCGATCCTGGAAGCAGGCGGCGCCGACGCGGTGAACAGCTTCACGCGTTTGTACCTCGCGCTGCTGGGCCAGATTCCGCTAGAGATCTGTCCGGCGATTCCGCCTGAGATGATCCTGCTGCCGAACTGGTTCCCCCTGAACATCTATCGCATGAGCAGTTGGTCGCGGACGATCTTCATTCCGCTGGCGATCTGCTGGGCATTGCGTCCGGTCGTCGATCGCTCGGAAGAATGCTCGATCCAGGAACTGTTCATCAACCAGCCCGAGAACTGGCCGGAACTGCGTTGCCCAGGGCAAGAGAAAGCGACCGGCCTCTTCACGTGGGATCGCTTCTTCCGCACGGCCGACAAAGGCTTGAAGACCCTGGAAGCATATCGCTTCCGTCCGCTTCGCAAACGAGCCCTCAAGGCGTGCGAACAGTGGATCCTGGCCCGCATGCCGAAGAGCGATGGCCTGGGTGCGATCTTCCCGCCGATCTTGTGGAGCATCGTCGCGTTCAAAGCGTTGGGCTACGACGACAACGATCCTGCCGTGCTTTCATGCTGGAGCGAGATCGACAAGCTAATGCTACACGACGACGAGAACCAGACCACACGGATTCAGCCCTGCAAGAGCCCGGTCTGGGACACGACGATCACGCTTCGTGCGATGGCGGCGGCTGGTCATGGCAGCGATGCCCCGCGCATGCGAAAGTCGATCGACTGGATTCTGTCGAAAGAAGTTCGCGACAAAGGTGACTGGACTAACAATGTCCGCTGTGCCCCAGGGGGCTGGTTCTTTGAATTCAACAACGAGTTCTATCCAGACCTCGACGACACCGCGATGGCGTTGATGGCCTTGCAGGAACAACTTGGCGAGGCGGGAGTCGCTCTGGAAGTTCATCCCGGTCAATCGTGGGAAAACACCACGATCGTCACGACCTCGAACAAGGTCGCGGCAGAAGACGCCGTTGGCCAAGCCATGCTGCTCGACAAGGTCACCAGTGCCACCAAGCGAGCGTTGGCCTGGAGTGCCGAAATGCAGAACCATGACGGGGGCTGGGGCGCGTTCGATAAGAACAACGACGCCGAGTTCCTCTGCAAGGTTCCCTTCGCCGACCATAACGCGATGATCGATCCCAGCTGGCCCGACTTGTCGGCCCGCGTGATCGAATCGTTCGGGCAACTGGGCGTTCATCACCAAAGCCGCGGCAAGCTGGGGGATGTCGTTCGTAAAGCGGTCGACTACATCCGCGATAACCAATACGAAGATGGTTCGTGGTATGGTCGCTGGGGCGTGAACTATATCTACGGCACCTGGCAATGCCTGGTCGGCCTGGCCGCCGTCGGTATCTCGCTCGACGATCCGATGATTCAAAAGGGAGCCGAGTGGCTGATCGGTTGTCAGCAACAATCAGGTGCGTGGGGCGAGACCTGCGACAGCTACGAGAACCCGAACCTGAAAGGGATCGGTACCCCGACACCTTCGCAGACGGCATGGGCCATCCTGGGGCTGATTGCCGCCGGCAAGGAAGATAGCGAAGCGGTCCGCAAAGGGGTTCGCTACTTGCTGCAAACGCAGAAGGAAGATGGCACCTGGGACGAAGAGCCTTACACCGGCACCGGCTTCCCACGCGTGTTCTATCTGCGTTATCACTATTACCGAATCTATTTCCCTCTGTTGGCTTTGGCCACGTGGGCCAAGAAATCTAACAGCACCGAGGGTTCGCGATGA